The genomic window CTATTGCAGCAGGTGCAGATGGGCTAATTATTGAGGTGCATTACAAGCCAGAAATTGCAATATCAGATGCTTCGCAGCAACTAACGATACCAGAATTTGAAAATTTAATGAAAGATCTCAAGAAATTAGCTGAAGTTTTAGAAAAAGAAATGTAAAAAAGGGGCACAATTAAGCCCCTTTTTTACGAGCTAAAAGTTTATTCTACTTTTGCAGAATTGCTGATNNNNNNNNNNAGAATTGCTAATGTAAAAATCATTAGGAAAAGTGCCATCTTCTGGTTTTAAAACCCAGTAATTTGTAGCTTCTTTGAGTAATTTAGAGACAATAGAGTTTGGATCATTTAAGTCACCAAAATTTCTTGAGCCACCCACGCATGTTTGAACACATGCAGGTTCCAAACCGCTCTCAAGCCTTGGCAAACAAAATGTGCATTTATCAACAGCACCTAATTCTTCATTGTAATACCTTGCATCATATGGACATGCTTCCATACATGCTTTGCAACCAATGCACATATTAGGCGTAACAAGAACAATGCCATCGCTTTTTCTTTTATAGCTTGCACCTGTTGGACACACCCATACGCAAGGCGGATTATCGCATTGATTGCATAAAATAGGCATAAACGTCATTTTTCTGACGCCGTTTTCTATTTTTTCTATATCCAAAACTTGTGTACGGTAGTTTAGCTTTCCATCTGGTACTTCCCACATTGCTTTGCAAGCAACTTCGCATGCCTTGCAGTTTACGCATCTATCTTGAACTATAACCATAGCATAGTTTTTTTCTTTTTTTGGTCTTTCAAACATTGCTATTAACCTCCTTTAGGTTTTTTCGATGCTAACAAATGAATTCAAGAAAGCAGCAGCCCCACTTAGCGG from Desulfurella sp. includes these protein-coding regions:
- a CDS encoding 4Fe-4S dicluster domain-containing protein, encoding MFERPKKEKNYAMVIVQDRCVNCKACEVACKAMWEVPDGKLNYRTQVLDIEKIENGVRKMTFMPILCNQCDNPPCVWVCPTGASYKRKSDGIVLVTPNMCIGCKACMEACPYDARYYNEELGAVDKCTFCLPRLESGLEPACVQTCVGGSRNFGDLNDPNSIVSKLLKEATNYWVLKPEDGTFPNDFYISNS